The following are encoded together in the Carassius auratus strain Wakin chromosome 34, ASM336829v1, whole genome shotgun sequence genome:
- the LOC113053340 gene encoding tumor necrosis factor-inducible gene 6 protein-like has protein sequence MREMRVLIVIFAVIFVLNEAEAWGYKNGILHNSIWLEQAAGVYHRESRKGRYQLTYREAKAVCKFEGGTLATYNQLEAARQIGFHVCAAGWFDKGRVGYPIVKAGTNCGFGKVGIVDYGYRLNKSEKWDVYCYNPEAKECGGVHTDQEKVLDSPGYPEDYQDEQICYWHIRVRYGQRIRLHFLDFDLEEDTACISDYLEIYDSYDDVSGFVGRYCGDELPEDFISTGNVMTLKFLSDSSVTGGGFQLQYIAVNSSQLFDKHTDAFT, from the exons ATGAGAGAAATGCGCGTGTTAATCGTCATATTCGCCGTTATATTTGTCTTGAATGAGGCTGAAGCTTGGGGTTACAAGAATGGAATACTGCACAACTCTATCTGGCTGG AGCAAGCAGCCGGAGTTTACCACCGTGAATCTCGCAAAGGAAGATATCAGCTGACGTATAGGGAAGCCAAGGCTGTGTGCAAATTTGAGGGGGGCACTCTTGCGACATATAATCAACTGGAAGCAGCTCGCCAGATTG GGTTCCACGTGTGTGCAGCTGGATGGTTTGACAAAGGACGTGTGGGCTATCCGATTGTTAAAGCTGGCACCAACTGTGGTTTCGGAAAGGTTGGAATCGTTGATTACGGATACCGGCTCAACAAAAGTGAGAAGTGGGACGTCTACTGCTACAACCCTGAGG CAAAGGAGTGTGGAGGAGTGCACACAGATCAGGAGAAGGTTTTAGATTCTCCTGGTTATCCAGAGGACTACCAGGACGAGCAGATTTGCTACTGGCACATTCGTGTGCGCTACGGCCAACGAATCCGCCTGCACTTCCTAGACTTTGATCTTGAGGAGGACACAGCTTGCATCAGTGATTACCTGGAGATCTATGACAGCTATGATGATGTTTCTGGCTTTGTTGGAAg ATACTGTGGGGATGAACTTCCAGAGGACTTCATAAGTACAG GAAACGTCATGACTCTGAAGTTCCTCTCTGATTCTTCGGTGACGGGTGGAGGTTTTCAGCTGCAGTACATTGCTGTCAACTCCTCTCAGCTCTTTGATAAACACACTGATGCCTTCACTTGA
- the LOC113053345 gene encoding zona pellucida sperm-binding protein 4-like isoform X1 produces MAGSWCLVQILLVCAFCHAVPHWSKSLQDVQSLMTQQFPLQKPVQQPSNQQFLVQKPVQQPTYQQFPLQKPVQQPSNQQFPLQKPVQQPTNQQFPLQKPVQQPTYQQFPVQKPVQQPSNQQVPQQISLQKPVQHLPKPQFPLQKPVQQPTYQQFPLQKPVQQPKPQFPLQKPVVQTDPIDKCAVADSEQIQCGLPGISGAECEAINCCFNAQQCYYGRTVTVQCIRDGQFVVAVSRDVTLPRLSLDSVHLLGGNDPPCAPVGSTPSFAIYQFPVTACGTSVMEDGGYVVYENRMTSSYEVGIGPYGSITRDSHFEFLFQCRYSETSLEALVVEVNSVPPPLPVAAPGPLRVELRLANGQCVTKGCAEGDEAYTSYYSDADYPITKVLREPVYVEVHIMERTDPNIVLMLGRCWTTSTPSPLSLPQWDLLIDGCPYQDDRYLTTLVPVTGSSGLQFPTHYKRFVVKMFTFVDPASLAALQETIFIHCSTEVCHPSSGSCEQSCTRKRRDTRIKAVSGEQTVVSSGAVTLVM; encoded by the exons ATGGCTGGAAGTTGGTGTTTGGTTCAGATTTTGCTGGTTTGTGCTTTCTGTCATGCTGTTCCACACTGGAGTAAATCGCTTCAGGATGTTCAATCTCTGATGacccagcagtttccgcttcagaagccagttcaacaaccaAGTAACCAGCAGTTTCTggttcagaagccagttcaacaaccaacttaccagcagtttccgcttcagaaacCAGTTCAACAACCAAgtaaccagcagtttccgcttcagaaacCAGTTCAACAACCAACTAACCAGCAGTTCCCGCTTCAGAAACCAGTTCAACAACCAACTTACCAGCAGTTTCcagttcagaagccagttcaacaaccaAGTAACCAGCAGGTTCCTCAGCAGATttcgcttcagaagccagttcaacatcTACCTAAACCACAGTTCCCGCTTCAGAAACCAGTTCAACAACCAACttaccagcagtttccgcttcagaagccagttcaacaacctaaaccacagtttccacttcagaagccagtAGTGCAGACAGATCCTATTGATAAATGTGctgtagctgattctgagcagatccaatgtggtctacctggcatcagtggtgctgagtgtgaagctatcaactgctgctttaaCGCACAGCAGTGTTACTATGGGAGGACTG TAACTGTCCAGTGtattagagatggtcagtttgtggtagcGGTGTCTAGAGACGTTACtctgcctcgactgagtctggattcgGTTCATCTACTGGGTGGAAATGACCCACCTTGTGCTCCTGTGGGGTCCACACCTTCTTTTGCCatataccagttccctgtgaccGCATGTGGCACGAGTGTGATG GAGGACGGTGGATATGTGGTTTATGAAAACCGAATGACCTCATCCtatgaagtggggattggaccatatggttccatcacaagggacagtcattttGA GTTCCTCTTCCAGTGTAGATACTCTGAAACTTCTttggaagctctggttgtggaggtcaactcCGTTCCTCCACCTCTACCAGTAGCTGCTCCAGGGCCTCTCCGGGTGGAGCTCAGACTGGCCAATGGCCAATGTGTCACCAAAGGATGTGCTGAAG GTGATGAGGCCTACACATCCTACTACAGTGAtgctgattatcccatcacaaaagtcctgcgagagcctgtgtatgttgaggtgcacattatggagaggactgaccccaacattgtcctgatgctggGACGTTGTTGGACGACTTCAACCCCCAGTCCACTCAGTctcccccagtgggaccttctgatcGATGG atgcccttaccaggacgaccgttatctgaccacactggttccagtgactggATCATCTGGGcttcagttcccaacccactacaagcgctttgttgtgaagatgttcacatttgtagaCCCAGCCTCACTGGCTGCTCTGCAGGAAACC atcttcatccattgcagtacagaggtgtgccatccatcatctgGCTCTTGTGAGCAAAGCTGCACCAGGAAAC GAAGAGATACTCGTATCAAGGCTGTTTCTGgggagcagactgtggtttctagtggagCAGTTACTCTGGTCATGTAA
- the LOC113053345 gene encoding zona pellucida sperm-binding protein 4-like isoform X2, translating to MAGSWCLVQILLVCAFCHAVPHWSKSLQDVQSLMTQQFPLQKPVQQPSNQQFLVQKPVQQPTYQQFPLQKPVQQPSNQQFPLQKPVQQPTNQQFPLQKPVQQPTYQQFPVQKPVQQPSNQQVPQQFPLQKPVQQPTYQQFPLQKPVQQPKPQFPLQKPVVQTDPIDKCAVADSEQIQCGLPGISGAECEAINCCFNAQQCYYGRTVTVQCIRDGQFVVAVSRDVTLPRLSLDSVHLLGGNDPPCAPVGSTPSFAIYQFPVTACGTSVMEDGGYVVYENRMTSSYEVGIGPYGSITRDSHFEFLFQCRYSETSLEALVVEVNSVPPPLPVAAPGPLRVELRLANGQCVTKGCAEGDEAYTSYYSDADYPITKVLREPVYVEVHIMERTDPNIVLMLGRCWTTSTPSPLSLPQWDLLIDGCPYQDDRYLTTLVPVTGSSGLQFPTHYKRFVVKMFTFVDPASLAALQETIFIHCSTEVCHPSSGSCEQSCTRKRRDTRIKAVSGEQTVVSSGAVTLVM from the exons ATGGCTGGAAGTTGGTGTTTGGTTCAGATTTTGCTGGTTTGTGCTTTCTGTCATGCTGTTCCACACTGGAGTAAATCGCTTCAGGATGTTCAATCTCTGATGacccagcagtttccgcttcagaagccagttcaacaaccaAGTAACCAGCAGTTTCTggttcagaagccagttcaacaaccaacttaccagcagtttccgcttcagaaacCAGTTCAACAACCAAgtaaccagcagtttccgcttcagaaacCAGTTCAACAACCAACTAACCAGCAGTTCCCGCTTCAGAAACCAGTTCAACAACCAACTTACCAGCAGTTTCcagttcagaagccagttcaacaaccaAGTAACCAGCAGGTTCCTCAGCAG TTCCCGCTTCAGAAACCAGTTCAACAACCAACttaccagcagtttccgcttcagaagccagttcaacaacctaaaccacagtttccacttcagaagccagtAGTGCAGACAGATCCTATTGATAAATGTGctgtagctgattctgagcagatccaatgtggtctacctggcatcagtggtgctgagtgtgaagctatcaactgctgctttaaCGCACAGCAGTGTTACTATGGGAGGACTG TAACTGTCCAGTGtattagagatggtcagtttgtggtagcGGTGTCTAGAGACGTTACtctgcctcgactgagtctggattcgGTTCATCTACTGGGTGGAAATGACCCACCTTGTGCTCCTGTGGGGTCCACACCTTCTTTTGCCatataccagttccctgtgaccGCATGTGGCACGAGTGTGATG GAGGACGGTGGATATGTGGTTTATGAAAACCGAATGACCTCATCCtatgaagtggggattggaccatatggttccatcacaagggacagtcattttGA GTTCCTCTTCCAGTGTAGATACTCTGAAACTTCTttggaagctctggttgtggaggtcaactcCGTTCCTCCACCTCTACCAGTAGCTGCTCCAGGGCCTCTCCGGGTGGAGCTCAGACTGGCCAATGGCCAATGTGTCACCAAAGGATGTGCTGAAG GTGATGAGGCCTACACATCCTACTACAGTGAtgctgattatcccatcacaaaagtcctgcgagagcctgtgtatgttgaggtgcacattatggagaggactgaccccaacattgtcctgatgctggGACGTTGTTGGACGACTTCAACCCCCAGTCCACTCAGTctcccccagtgggaccttctgatcGATGG atgcccttaccaggacgaccgttatctgaccacactggttccagtgactggATCATCTGGGcttcagttcccaacccactacaagcgctttgttgtgaagatgttcacatttgtagaCCCAGCCTCACTGGCTGCTCTGCAGGAAACC atcttcatccattgcagtacagaggtgtgccatccatcatctgGCTCTTGTGAGCAAAGCTGCACCAGGAAAC GAAGAGATACTCGTATCAAGGCTGTTTCTGgggagcagactgtggtttctagtggagCAGTTACTCTGGTCATGTAA
- the LOC113053345 gene encoding zona pellucida sperm-binding protein 4-like isoform X4, whose product MAGSWCLVQILLVCAFCHAVPHWSKSLQDVQSLMTQQFPLQKPVQQPSNQQFLVQKPVQQPTYQQFPVQQPTYQQFPLQKPVQQPKPQFPLQKPVVQTDPIDKCAVADSEQIQCGLPGISGAECEAINCCFNAQQCYYGRTVTVQCIRDGQFVVAVSRDVTLPRLSLDSVHLLGGNDPPCAPVGSTPSFAIYQFPVTACGTSVMEDGGYVVYENRMTSSYEVGIGPYGSITRDSHFEFLFQCRYSETSLEALVVEVNSVPPPLPVAAPGPLRVELRLANGQCVTKGCAEGDEAYTSYYSDADYPITKVLREPVYVEVHIMERTDPNIVLMLGRCWTTSTPSPLSLPQWDLLIDGCPYQDDRYLTTLVPVTGSSGLQFPTHYKRFVVKMFTFVDPASLAALQETIFIHCSTEVCHPSSGSCEQSCTRKRRDTRIKAVSGEQTVVSSGAVTLVM is encoded by the exons ATGGCTGGAAGTTGGTGTTTGGTTCAGATTTTGCTGGTTTGTGCTTTCTGTCATGCTGTTCCACACTGGAGTAAATCGCTTCAGGATGTTCAATCTCTGATGacccagcagtttccgcttcagaagccagttcaacaaccaAGTAACCAGCAGTTTCTggttcagaagccagttcaacaaccaacttaccagcagtttccg GTTCAACAACCAACttaccagcagtttccgcttcagaagccagttcaacaacctaaaccacagtttccacttcagaagccagtAGTGCAGACAGATCCTATTGATAAATGTGctgtagctgattctgagcagatccaatgtggtctacctggcatcagtggtgctgagtgtgaagctatcaactgctgctttaaCGCACAGCAGTGTTACTATGGGAGGACTG TAACTGTCCAGTGtattagagatggtcagtttgtggtagcGGTGTCTAGAGACGTTACtctgcctcgactgagtctggattcgGTTCATCTACTGGGTGGAAATGACCCACCTTGTGCTCCTGTGGGGTCCACACCTTCTTTTGCCatataccagttccctgtgaccGCATGTGGCACGAGTGTGATG GAGGACGGTGGATATGTGGTTTATGAAAACCGAATGACCTCATCCtatgaagtggggattggaccatatggttccatcacaagggacagtcattttGA GTTCCTCTTCCAGTGTAGATACTCTGAAACTTCTttggaagctctggttgtggaggtcaactcCGTTCCTCCACCTCTACCAGTAGCTGCTCCAGGGCCTCTCCGGGTGGAGCTCAGACTGGCCAATGGCCAATGTGTCACCAAAGGATGTGCTGAAG GTGATGAGGCCTACACATCCTACTACAGTGAtgctgattatcccatcacaaaagtcctgcgagagcctgtgtatgttgaggtgcacattatggagaggactgaccccaacattgtcctgatgctggGACGTTGTTGGACGACTTCAACCCCCAGTCCACTCAGTctcccccagtgggaccttctgatcGATGG atgcccttaccaggacgaccgttatctgaccacactggttccagtgactggATCATCTGGGcttcagttcccaacccactacaagcgctttgttgtgaagatgttcacatttgtagaCCCAGCCTCACTGGCTGCTCTGCAGGAAACC atcttcatccattgcagtacagaggtgtgccatccatcatctgGCTCTTGTGAGCAAAGCTGCACCAGGAAAC GAAGAGATACTCGTATCAAGGCTGTTTCTGgggagcagactgtggtttctagtggagCAGTTACTCTGGTCATGTAA
- the LOC113053345 gene encoding zona pellucida sperm-binding protein 4-like isoform X3, whose product MAGSWCLVQILLVCAFCHAVPHWSKSLQDVQSLMTQQFPLQKPVQQPSNQQFPLQKPVQQPTNQQFPLQKPVQQPTYQQFPVQKPVQQPSNQQVPQQISLQKPVQHLPKPQFPLQKPVQQPTYQQFPLQKPVQQPKPQFPLQKPVVQTDPIDKCAVADSEQIQCGLPGISGAECEAINCCFNAQQCYYGRTVTVQCIRDGQFVVAVSRDVTLPRLSLDSVHLLGGNDPPCAPVGSTPSFAIYQFPVTACGTSVMEDGGYVVYENRMTSSYEVGIGPYGSITRDSHFEFLFQCRYSETSLEALVVEVNSVPPPLPVAAPGPLRVELRLANGQCVTKGCAEGDEAYTSYYSDADYPITKVLREPVYVEVHIMERTDPNIVLMLGRCWTTSTPSPLSLPQWDLLIDGCPYQDDRYLTTLVPVTGSSGLQFPTHYKRFVVKMFTFVDPASLAALQETIFIHCSTEVCHPSSGSCEQSCTRKRRDTRIKAVSGEQTVVSSGAVTLVM is encoded by the exons ATGGCTGGAAGTTGGTGTTTGGTTCAGATTTTGCTGGTTTGTGCTTTCTGTCATGCTGTTCCACACTGGAGTAAATCGCTTCAGGATGTTCAATCTCTGATGacccagcagtttccgcttcagaagccag TTCAACAACCAAgtaaccagcagtttccgcttcagaaacCAGTTCAACAACCAACTAACCAGCAGTTCCCGCTTCAGAAACCAGTTCAACAACCAACTTACCAGCAGTTTCcagttcagaagccagttcaacaaccaAGTAACCAGCAGGTTCCTCAGCAGATttcgcttcagaagccagttcaacatcTACCTAAACCACAGTTCCCGCTTCAGAAACCAGTTCAACAACCAACttaccagcagtttccgcttcagaagccagttcaacaacctaaaccacagtttccacttcagaagccagtAGTGCAGACAGATCCTATTGATAAATGTGctgtagctgattctgagcagatccaatgtggtctacctggcatcagtggtgctgagtgtgaagctatcaactgctgctttaaCGCACAGCAGTGTTACTATGGGAGGACTG TAACTGTCCAGTGtattagagatggtcagtttgtggtagcGGTGTCTAGAGACGTTACtctgcctcgactgagtctggattcgGTTCATCTACTGGGTGGAAATGACCCACCTTGTGCTCCTGTGGGGTCCACACCTTCTTTTGCCatataccagttccctgtgaccGCATGTGGCACGAGTGTGATG GAGGACGGTGGATATGTGGTTTATGAAAACCGAATGACCTCATCCtatgaagtggggattggaccatatggttccatcacaagggacagtcattttGA GTTCCTCTTCCAGTGTAGATACTCTGAAACTTCTttggaagctctggttgtggaggtcaactcCGTTCCTCCACCTCTACCAGTAGCTGCTCCAGGGCCTCTCCGGGTGGAGCTCAGACTGGCCAATGGCCAATGTGTCACCAAAGGATGTGCTGAAG GTGATGAGGCCTACACATCCTACTACAGTGAtgctgattatcccatcacaaaagtcctgcgagagcctgtgtatgttgaggtgcacattatggagaggactgaccccaacattgtcctgatgctggGACGTTGTTGGACGACTTCAACCCCCAGTCCACTCAGTctcccccagtgggaccttctgatcGATGG atgcccttaccaggacgaccgttatctgaccacactggttccagtgactggATCATCTGGGcttcagttcccaacccactacaagcgctttgttgtgaagatgttcacatttgtagaCCCAGCCTCACTGGCTGCTCTGCAGGAAACC atcttcatccattgcagtacagaggtgtgccatccatcatctgGCTCTTGTGAGCAAAGCTGCACCAGGAAAC GAAGAGATACTCGTATCAAGGCTGTTTCTGgggagcagactgtggtttctagtggagCAGTTACTCTGGTCATGTAA